In Falco biarmicus isolate bFalBia1 chromosome 5, bFalBia1.pri, whole genome shotgun sequence, a single genomic region encodes these proteins:
- the LOC130149576 gene encoding zinc finger protein 501-like isoform X3 encodes MWSQLPETPMRSFAAVSHPQPLQGTKGPCMDPGTCGPAAEASQGDAAAAGDGREVEDQEHEPGHSSGTNACEMCGKSFRLRSNLLTHCCGHQGQRPYACPECGCRFGQSSHLLTHQRLHTGERPYPCRDCGRSFNVNSDLVKHRRMHTGERPYLCPECGRRFGSSSNLTRHQRLHTGERPYHCPDCSESFRDCSALTIHRRAHMGERPYPCPACGKAFADSSLLAKHQRTHCADKSFACPDCGKSFSTNSYLLRHRRTHLAEKPYRCGECGRGYSQLTHLSTHQWVHSGERPYSCCECSKSFTTSSALTKHKRIHTGERPYICPDCGKSFSQSSNVITHWQLQHGKSL; translated from the exons ATGTGGAGCCAGCTACCAGAGACACCGATGCGCTCCTTCGCTGCAGTGTCGCACCCACAACCTCTCCAG GGGACAAAGGGTCCCTGCATGGACCCTGGCACCTGTGGCCCCGCAGCAGAAGCAAGCCAAGGAGACGCTGCGGCAG CAGGTGACGGGCGGGAGGTTGAGGATCAGGAGCATGAGCCGGGGCACAGTAGTGGCACCAATGCCTGTGAGATGTGCGGCAAGAGCTTCCGGCTCCGCTCCAACCTGCTGACCCACTGCTGTGGCCACCAGGGCCAGCGGCCCTATGCCTGCCCTGAGTGCGGGTGCCGCTTCGGGCAGAGCTCCCACCTCCTCACCCACCAACGGCTTCACACCGGTGAGCGGCCCTACCCCTGCCGCGACTGCGGCCGCAGCTTCAATGTCAACTCGGACCTGGTGAAGCACCGGCGGATGCACACAGGTGAGCGGCCGTACCTGTGCCCTGAGTGTGGGCGGCGTTTTGGCAGCAGCTCCAACCTCACCCGCCACCAGCGCCTTCACACCGGCGAGCGCCCTTACCACTGCCCCGACTGCAGCGAGAGTTTTCGGGACTGTTCAGCACTCACCATCCACCGGCGCGCTCACATGGGCGAGCGGCCCTACCCCTGCCCAGCATGCGGCAAAGCCTTTGCCGACAGCTCGCTGCTGGCCAAGCACCAACGCACCCACTGTGCCGACAAATCCTTCGCTTGCCCCGACTGCGGGAAGAGCTTTTCCACCAATTCCTACCTCCTCCGGCACCGGCGGACACACTTAGCAGAGAAACCGTATCGCTGCGGGGAGTGTGGGCGGGGGTACAGCCAGCTCACCCACCTCAGCACCCACCAGTGGGTGCACAGTGGCGAGCGGCCCTACAGCTGCTGCGAGTGCAGCAAGAGCTTCACCACCAGCTCAGCGCTCACCAAACACAAGCGTATCCACACTGGCGAGCGCCCCTACATCTGCCCCGACTGCGGCAAGAGCTTCAGCCAGAGCTCCAACGTCATCACccactggcagctgcagcacggCAAGTCCCTCTGA
- the LOC130149576 gene encoding zinc finger protein 501-like isoform X2, which translates to MPACVFYFLGIKFPEEGRNEALWVQQVRRQHQTDVEPATRDTDALLRCSVAPTTSPGDGREVEDQEHEPGHSSGTNACEMCGKSFRLRSNLLTHCCGHQGQRPYACPECGCRFGQSSHLLTHQRLHTGERPYPCRDCGRSFNVNSDLVKHRRMHTGERPYLCPECGRRFGSSSNLTRHQRLHTGERPYHCPDCSESFRDCSALTIHRRAHMGERPYPCPACGKAFADSSLLAKHQRTHCADKSFACPDCGKSFSTNSYLLRHRRTHLAEKPYRCGECGRGYSQLTHLSTHQWVHSGERPYSCCECSKSFTTSSALTKHKRIHTGERPYICPDCGKSFSQSSNVITHWQLQHGKSL; encoded by the exons ATGCCAGcctgtgttttttattttctgggaatCAAATTCCCCGAGGAAGGAAGGAACGAAGCATTGTGGGTGCAGCAGGTAAGACGGCAGCACCAAACAGATGTGGAGCCAGCTACCAGAGACACCGATGCGCTCCTTCGCTGCAGTGTCGCACCCACAACCTCTCCAG GTGACGGGCGGGAGGTTGAGGATCAGGAGCATGAGCCGGGGCACAGTAGTGGCACCAATGCCTGTGAGATGTGCGGCAAGAGCTTCCGGCTCCGCTCCAACCTGCTGACCCACTGCTGTGGCCACCAGGGCCAGCGGCCCTATGCCTGCCCTGAGTGCGGGTGCCGCTTCGGGCAGAGCTCCCACCTCCTCACCCACCAACGGCTTCACACCGGTGAGCGGCCCTACCCCTGCCGCGACTGCGGCCGCAGCTTCAATGTCAACTCGGACCTGGTGAAGCACCGGCGGATGCACACAGGTGAGCGGCCGTACCTGTGCCCTGAGTGTGGGCGGCGTTTTGGCAGCAGCTCCAACCTCACCCGCCACCAGCGCCTTCACACCGGCGAGCGCCCTTACCACTGCCCCGACTGCAGCGAGAGTTTTCGGGACTGTTCAGCACTCACCATCCACCGGCGCGCTCACATGGGCGAGCGGCCCTACCCCTGCCCAGCATGCGGCAAAGCCTTTGCCGACAGCTCGCTGCTGGCCAAGCACCAACGCACCCACTGTGCCGACAAATCCTTCGCTTGCCCCGACTGCGGGAAGAGCTTTTCCACCAATTCCTACCTCCTCCGGCACCGGCGGACACACTTAGCAGAGAAACCGTATCGCTGCGGGGAGTGTGGGCGGGGGTACAGCCAGCTCACCCACCTCAGCACCCACCAGTGGGTGCACAGTGGCGAGCGGCCCTACAGCTGCTGCGAGTGCAGCAAGAGCTTCACCACCAGCTCAGCGCTCACCAAACACAAGCGTATCCACACTGGCGAGCGCCCCTACATCTGCCCCGACTGCGGCAAGAGCTTCAGCCAGAGCTCCAACGTCATCACccactggcagctgcagcacggCAAGTCCCTCTGA
- the LOC130149576 gene encoding zinc finger protein 239-like isoform X6, with amino-acid sequence MTREGGLLNVVPPKIFCLKKKMRCCCWLHPSGPCVPRGDGREVEDQEHEPGHSSGTNACEMCGKSFRLRSNLLTHCCGHQGQRPYACPECGCRFGQSSHLLTHQRLHTGERPYPCRDCGRSFNVNSDLVKHRRMHTGERPYLCPECGRRFGSSSNLTRHQRLHTGERPYHCPDCSESFRDCSALTIHRRAHMGERPYPCPACGKAFADSSLLAKHQRTHCADKSFACPDCGKSFSTNSYLLRHRRTHLAEKPYRCGECGRGYSQLTHLSTHQWVHSGERPYSCCECSKSFTTSSALTKHKRIHTGERPYICPDCGKSFSQSSNVITHWQLQHGKSL; translated from the exons ATGACGAGGGAAGGTGGTTTGTTAAATGTGGTACCACCAAaaattttctgtctgaaaaagaaaatgcgCTGCTGTTGCTGGTTGCATCCATCAGGACCGTGCGTGCCACGGG GTGACGGGCGGGAGGTTGAGGATCAGGAGCATGAGCCGGGGCACAGTAGTGGCACCAATGCCTGTGAGATGTGCGGCAAGAGCTTCCGGCTCCGCTCCAACCTGCTGACCCACTGCTGTGGCCACCAGGGCCAGCGGCCCTATGCCTGCCCTGAGTGCGGGTGCCGCTTCGGGCAGAGCTCCCACCTCCTCACCCACCAACGGCTTCACACCGGTGAGCGGCCCTACCCCTGCCGCGACTGCGGCCGCAGCTTCAATGTCAACTCGGACCTGGTGAAGCACCGGCGGATGCACACAGGTGAGCGGCCGTACCTGTGCCCTGAGTGTGGGCGGCGTTTTGGCAGCAGCTCCAACCTCACCCGCCACCAGCGCCTTCACACCGGCGAGCGCCCTTACCACTGCCCCGACTGCAGCGAGAGTTTTCGGGACTGTTCAGCACTCACCATCCACCGGCGCGCTCACATGGGCGAGCGGCCCTACCCCTGCCCAGCATGCGGCAAAGCCTTTGCCGACAGCTCGCTGCTGGCCAAGCACCAACGCACCCACTGTGCCGACAAATCCTTCGCTTGCCCCGACTGCGGGAAGAGCTTTTCCACCAATTCCTACCTCCTCCGGCACCGGCGGACACACTTAGCAGAGAAACCGTATCGCTGCGGGGAGTGTGGGCGGGGGTACAGCCAGCTCACCCACCTCAGCACCCACCAGTGGGTGCACAGTGGCGAGCGGCCCTACAGCTGCTGCGAGTGCAGCAAGAGCTTCACCACCAGCTCAGCGCTCACCAAACACAAGCGTATCCACACTGGCGAGCGCCCCTACATCTGCCCCGACTGCGGCAAGAGCTTCAGCCAGAGCTCCAACGTCATCACccactggcagctgcagcacggCAAGTCCCTCTGA
- the LOC130149576 gene encoding zinc finger protein 501-like isoform X4, with protein sequence MWSQLPETPMRSFAAVSHPQPLQGTKGPCMDPGTCGPAAEASQGDAAAGDGREVEDQEHEPGHSSGTNACEMCGKSFRLRSNLLTHCCGHQGQRPYACPECGCRFGQSSHLLTHQRLHTGERPYPCRDCGRSFNVNSDLVKHRRMHTGERPYLCPECGRRFGSSSNLTRHQRLHTGERPYHCPDCSESFRDCSALTIHRRAHMGERPYPCPACGKAFADSSLLAKHQRTHCADKSFACPDCGKSFSTNSYLLRHRRTHLAEKPYRCGECGRGYSQLTHLSTHQWVHSGERPYSCCECSKSFTTSSALTKHKRIHTGERPYICPDCGKSFSQSSNVITHWQLQHGKSL encoded by the exons ATGTGGAGCCAGCTACCAGAGACACCGATGCGCTCCTTCGCTGCAGTGTCGCACCCACAACCTCTCCAG GGGACAAAGGGTCCCTGCATGGACCCTGGCACCTGTGGCCCCGCAGCAGAAGCAAGCCAAGGAGACGCTGCGGCAG GTGACGGGCGGGAGGTTGAGGATCAGGAGCATGAGCCGGGGCACAGTAGTGGCACCAATGCCTGTGAGATGTGCGGCAAGAGCTTCCGGCTCCGCTCCAACCTGCTGACCCACTGCTGTGGCCACCAGGGCCAGCGGCCCTATGCCTGCCCTGAGTGCGGGTGCCGCTTCGGGCAGAGCTCCCACCTCCTCACCCACCAACGGCTTCACACCGGTGAGCGGCCCTACCCCTGCCGCGACTGCGGCCGCAGCTTCAATGTCAACTCGGACCTGGTGAAGCACCGGCGGATGCACACAGGTGAGCGGCCGTACCTGTGCCCTGAGTGTGGGCGGCGTTTTGGCAGCAGCTCCAACCTCACCCGCCACCAGCGCCTTCACACCGGCGAGCGCCCTTACCACTGCCCCGACTGCAGCGAGAGTTTTCGGGACTGTTCAGCACTCACCATCCACCGGCGCGCTCACATGGGCGAGCGGCCCTACCCCTGCCCAGCATGCGGCAAAGCCTTTGCCGACAGCTCGCTGCTGGCCAAGCACCAACGCACCCACTGTGCCGACAAATCCTTCGCTTGCCCCGACTGCGGGAAGAGCTTTTCCACCAATTCCTACCTCCTCCGGCACCGGCGGACACACTTAGCAGAGAAACCGTATCGCTGCGGGGAGTGTGGGCGGGGGTACAGCCAGCTCACCCACCTCAGCACCCACCAGTGGGTGCACAGTGGCGAGCGGCCCTACAGCTGCTGCGAGTGCAGCAAGAGCTTCACCACCAGCTCAGCGCTCACCAAACACAAGCGTATCCACACTGGCGAGCGCCCCTACATCTGCCCCGACTGCGGCAAGAGCTTCAGCCAGAGCTCCAACGTCATCACccactggcagctgcagcacggCAAGTCCCTCTGA
- the LOC130149576 gene encoding zinc finger protein 501-like isoform X5 produces MTREGGLLNVVPPKIFCLKKKMRCCCWLHPSGPCVPRAGDGREVEDQEHEPGHSSGTNACEMCGKSFRLRSNLLTHCCGHQGQRPYACPECGCRFGQSSHLLTHQRLHTGERPYPCRDCGRSFNVNSDLVKHRRMHTGERPYLCPECGRRFGSSSNLTRHQRLHTGERPYHCPDCSESFRDCSALTIHRRAHMGERPYPCPACGKAFADSSLLAKHQRTHCADKSFACPDCGKSFSTNSYLLRHRRTHLAEKPYRCGECGRGYSQLTHLSTHQWVHSGERPYSCCECSKSFTTSSALTKHKRIHTGERPYICPDCGKSFSQSSNVITHWQLQHGKSL; encoded by the exons ATGACGAGGGAAGGTGGTTTGTTAAATGTGGTACCACCAAaaattttctgtctgaaaaagaaaatgcgCTGCTGTTGCTGGTTGCATCCATCAGGACCGTGCGTGCCACGGG CAGGTGACGGGCGGGAGGTTGAGGATCAGGAGCATGAGCCGGGGCACAGTAGTGGCACCAATGCCTGTGAGATGTGCGGCAAGAGCTTCCGGCTCCGCTCCAACCTGCTGACCCACTGCTGTGGCCACCAGGGCCAGCGGCCCTATGCCTGCCCTGAGTGCGGGTGCCGCTTCGGGCAGAGCTCCCACCTCCTCACCCACCAACGGCTTCACACCGGTGAGCGGCCCTACCCCTGCCGCGACTGCGGCCGCAGCTTCAATGTCAACTCGGACCTGGTGAAGCACCGGCGGATGCACACAGGTGAGCGGCCGTACCTGTGCCCTGAGTGTGGGCGGCGTTTTGGCAGCAGCTCCAACCTCACCCGCCACCAGCGCCTTCACACCGGCGAGCGCCCTTACCACTGCCCCGACTGCAGCGAGAGTTTTCGGGACTGTTCAGCACTCACCATCCACCGGCGCGCTCACATGGGCGAGCGGCCCTACCCCTGCCCAGCATGCGGCAAAGCCTTTGCCGACAGCTCGCTGCTGGCCAAGCACCAACGCACCCACTGTGCCGACAAATCCTTCGCTTGCCCCGACTGCGGGAAGAGCTTTTCCACCAATTCCTACCTCCTCCGGCACCGGCGGACACACTTAGCAGAGAAACCGTATCGCTGCGGGGAGTGTGGGCGGGGGTACAGCCAGCTCACCCACCTCAGCACCCACCAGTGGGTGCACAGTGGCGAGCGGCCCTACAGCTGCTGCGAGTGCAGCAAGAGCTTCACCACCAGCTCAGCGCTCACCAAACACAAGCGTATCCACACTGGCGAGCGCCCCTACATCTGCCCCGACTGCGGCAAGAGCTTCAGCCAGAGCTCCAACGTCATCACccactggcagctgcagcacggCAAGTCCCTCTGA
- the LOC130149576 gene encoding zinc finger protein 501-like isoform X8: MDPGTCGPAAEASQGDAAAGDGREVEDQEHEPGHSSGTNACEMCGKSFRLRSNLLTHCCGHQGQRPYACPECGCRFGQSSHLLTHQRLHTGERPYPCRDCGRSFNVNSDLVKHRRMHTGERPYLCPECGRRFGSSSNLTRHQRLHTGERPYHCPDCSESFRDCSALTIHRRAHMGERPYPCPACGKAFADSSLLAKHQRTHCADKSFACPDCGKSFSTNSYLLRHRRTHLAEKPYRCGECGRGYSQLTHLSTHQWVHSGERPYSCCECSKSFTTSSALTKHKRIHTGERPYICPDCGKSFSQSSNVITHWQLQHGKSL, encoded by the exons ATGGACCCTGGCACCTGTGGCCCCGCAGCAGAAGCAAGCCAAGGAGACGCTGCGGCAG GTGACGGGCGGGAGGTTGAGGATCAGGAGCATGAGCCGGGGCACAGTAGTGGCACCAATGCCTGTGAGATGTGCGGCAAGAGCTTCCGGCTCCGCTCCAACCTGCTGACCCACTGCTGTGGCCACCAGGGCCAGCGGCCCTATGCCTGCCCTGAGTGCGGGTGCCGCTTCGGGCAGAGCTCCCACCTCCTCACCCACCAACGGCTTCACACCGGTGAGCGGCCCTACCCCTGCCGCGACTGCGGCCGCAGCTTCAATGTCAACTCGGACCTGGTGAAGCACCGGCGGATGCACACAGGTGAGCGGCCGTACCTGTGCCCTGAGTGTGGGCGGCGTTTTGGCAGCAGCTCCAACCTCACCCGCCACCAGCGCCTTCACACCGGCGAGCGCCCTTACCACTGCCCCGACTGCAGCGAGAGTTTTCGGGACTGTTCAGCACTCACCATCCACCGGCGCGCTCACATGGGCGAGCGGCCCTACCCCTGCCCAGCATGCGGCAAAGCCTTTGCCGACAGCTCGCTGCTGGCCAAGCACCAACGCACCCACTGTGCCGACAAATCCTTCGCTTGCCCCGACTGCGGGAAGAGCTTTTCCACCAATTCCTACCTCCTCCGGCACCGGCGGACACACTTAGCAGAGAAACCGTATCGCTGCGGGGAGTGTGGGCGGGGGTACAGCCAGCTCACCCACCTCAGCACCCACCAGTGGGTGCACAGTGGCGAGCGGCCCTACAGCTGCTGCGAGTGCAGCAAGAGCTTCACCACCAGCTCAGCGCTCACCAAACACAAGCGTATCCACACTGGCGAGCGCCCCTACATCTGCCCCGACTGCGGCAAGAGCTTCAGCCAGAGCTCCAACGTCATCACccactggcagctgcagcacggCAAGTCCCTCTGA
- the LOC130149576 gene encoding zinc finger protein 501-like isoform X1, producing the protein MPACVFYFLGIKFPEEGRNEALWVQQVRRQHQTDVEPATRDTDALLRCSVAPTTSPAGDGREVEDQEHEPGHSSGTNACEMCGKSFRLRSNLLTHCCGHQGQRPYACPECGCRFGQSSHLLTHQRLHTGERPYPCRDCGRSFNVNSDLVKHRRMHTGERPYLCPECGRRFGSSSNLTRHQRLHTGERPYHCPDCSESFRDCSALTIHRRAHMGERPYPCPACGKAFADSSLLAKHQRTHCADKSFACPDCGKSFSTNSYLLRHRRTHLAEKPYRCGECGRGYSQLTHLSTHQWVHSGERPYSCCECSKSFTTSSALTKHKRIHTGERPYICPDCGKSFSQSSNVITHWQLQHGKSL; encoded by the exons ATGCCAGcctgtgttttttattttctgggaatCAAATTCCCCGAGGAAGGAAGGAACGAAGCATTGTGGGTGCAGCAGGTAAGACGGCAGCACCAAACAGATGTGGAGCCAGCTACCAGAGACACCGATGCGCTCCTTCGCTGCAGTGTCGCACCCACAACCTCTCCAG CAGGTGACGGGCGGGAGGTTGAGGATCAGGAGCATGAGCCGGGGCACAGTAGTGGCACCAATGCCTGTGAGATGTGCGGCAAGAGCTTCCGGCTCCGCTCCAACCTGCTGACCCACTGCTGTGGCCACCAGGGCCAGCGGCCCTATGCCTGCCCTGAGTGCGGGTGCCGCTTCGGGCAGAGCTCCCACCTCCTCACCCACCAACGGCTTCACACCGGTGAGCGGCCCTACCCCTGCCGCGACTGCGGCCGCAGCTTCAATGTCAACTCGGACCTGGTGAAGCACCGGCGGATGCACACAGGTGAGCGGCCGTACCTGTGCCCTGAGTGTGGGCGGCGTTTTGGCAGCAGCTCCAACCTCACCCGCCACCAGCGCCTTCACACCGGCGAGCGCCCTTACCACTGCCCCGACTGCAGCGAGAGTTTTCGGGACTGTTCAGCACTCACCATCCACCGGCGCGCTCACATGGGCGAGCGGCCCTACCCCTGCCCAGCATGCGGCAAAGCCTTTGCCGACAGCTCGCTGCTGGCCAAGCACCAACGCACCCACTGTGCCGACAAATCCTTCGCTTGCCCCGACTGCGGGAAGAGCTTTTCCACCAATTCCTACCTCCTCCGGCACCGGCGGACACACTTAGCAGAGAAACCGTATCGCTGCGGGGAGTGTGGGCGGGGGTACAGCCAGCTCACCCACCTCAGCACCCACCAGTGGGTGCACAGTGGCGAGCGGCCCTACAGCTGCTGCGAGTGCAGCAAGAGCTTCACCACCAGCTCAGCGCTCACCAAACACAAGCGTATCCACACTGGCGAGCGCCCCTACATCTGCCCCGACTGCGGCAAGAGCTTCAGCCAGAGCTCCAACGTCATCACccactggcagctgcagcacggCAAGTCCCTCTGA
- the LOC130149576 gene encoding zinc finger protein 501-like isoform X7 yields MDPGTCGPAAEASQGDAAAAGDGREVEDQEHEPGHSSGTNACEMCGKSFRLRSNLLTHCCGHQGQRPYACPECGCRFGQSSHLLTHQRLHTGERPYPCRDCGRSFNVNSDLVKHRRMHTGERPYLCPECGRRFGSSSNLTRHQRLHTGERPYHCPDCSESFRDCSALTIHRRAHMGERPYPCPACGKAFADSSLLAKHQRTHCADKSFACPDCGKSFSTNSYLLRHRRTHLAEKPYRCGECGRGYSQLTHLSTHQWVHSGERPYSCCECSKSFTTSSALTKHKRIHTGERPYICPDCGKSFSQSSNVITHWQLQHGKSL; encoded by the exons ATGGACCCTGGCACCTGTGGCCCCGCAGCAGAAGCAAGCCAAGGAGACGCTGCGGCAG CAGGTGACGGGCGGGAGGTTGAGGATCAGGAGCATGAGCCGGGGCACAGTAGTGGCACCAATGCCTGTGAGATGTGCGGCAAGAGCTTCCGGCTCCGCTCCAACCTGCTGACCCACTGCTGTGGCCACCAGGGCCAGCGGCCCTATGCCTGCCCTGAGTGCGGGTGCCGCTTCGGGCAGAGCTCCCACCTCCTCACCCACCAACGGCTTCACACCGGTGAGCGGCCCTACCCCTGCCGCGACTGCGGCCGCAGCTTCAATGTCAACTCGGACCTGGTGAAGCACCGGCGGATGCACACAGGTGAGCGGCCGTACCTGTGCCCTGAGTGTGGGCGGCGTTTTGGCAGCAGCTCCAACCTCACCCGCCACCAGCGCCTTCACACCGGCGAGCGCCCTTACCACTGCCCCGACTGCAGCGAGAGTTTTCGGGACTGTTCAGCACTCACCATCCACCGGCGCGCTCACATGGGCGAGCGGCCCTACCCCTGCCCAGCATGCGGCAAAGCCTTTGCCGACAGCTCGCTGCTGGCCAAGCACCAACGCACCCACTGTGCCGACAAATCCTTCGCTTGCCCCGACTGCGGGAAGAGCTTTTCCACCAATTCCTACCTCCTCCGGCACCGGCGGACACACTTAGCAGAGAAACCGTATCGCTGCGGGGAGTGTGGGCGGGGGTACAGCCAGCTCACCCACCTCAGCACCCACCAGTGGGTGCACAGTGGCGAGCGGCCCTACAGCTGCTGCGAGTGCAGCAAGAGCTTCACCACCAGCTCAGCGCTCACCAAACACAAGCGTATCCACACTGGCGAGCGCCCCTACATCTGCCCCGACTGCGGCAAGAGCTTCAGCCAGAGCTCCAACGTCATCACccactggcagctgcagcacggCAAGTCCCTCTGA